The following coding sequences are from one Carcharodon carcharias isolate sCarCar2 chromosome 13, sCarCar2.pri, whole genome shotgun sequence window:
- the hdac10 gene encoding polyamine deacetylase HDAC10 isoform X2 yields MLGNVRNGMALVRPPGHHSQKSEACGFCIFNNVAIAANYAKKIYGTKRILIVDWDVHHGQGTQYTFEEDPSVLYLSWHRYEDQQFWPYLKDSDYNAVGKGKGIGFNVNIPWNKTGMENADYLAAFFYILLPLAYEFNPELILVSAGFDAAIGDPEGEMHATPECFAHLTQLLMPLANGKLCVVLEGGYNLRSLSESVCMTVRALLGDPVPPLIGEMVPCISAIESIQNVRAVHQTYWNFLKNQDSIFFKDPSTKKLNLGIEEGDSQSSTATTAEEKKVTMVSNMNQDFDEFMDSHMRKVLVLAPHVRTALGGCGEKLTKLDQCLQVEERKITMEEAGILISSGDCAHLKDEYLLLSLGKMFPVINKIMKKEVKNGVVVSSTLSSAAFAAHYGTTVGASRVLLLLLGEADIPTDVKEDEKILVVQIYGKQDERKQSKYYIPFCLKEDNEWDGDLLYSLFEVILPLACRYNPELVILAVGSNIGIQEVTLAHLTHLLQVLAEGRILVISQDSDLVETLMSSLLGDPLSTMSSFVLQQENALVLMKLRRELKQHWKLL; encoded by the exons ATGTTGGGTAACGTAAGAAATGGGATGGCATTGGTCAG ACCTCCAGGTCACCACAGCCAGAAGAGTGAAGCTTGCGGATTTTGTATCTTCAATAACGTAGCTATAGCAGCAAATTATGCAAAAAAAATATATGGAACGAAGag GATTCTGATAGTTGATTGGGATGTGCATCATGGCCAAGGAACTCAATACACATTTGAGGAGGATCCCAG TGTTCTATACTTGTCATGGCATCGTTATGAAGACCAGCAGTTTTGGCCCTATTTAAAGGACTCTGACTACAATGCTGTTGGAAAAGGCAAAGGGATAGGATTCAACGTAAATATTCCATGGAACAag ACTGGAATGGAAAATGCTGACTATCTAGCAGCTTTCTTCTACATTTTACTTCCTTTGGCTTATGAG TTTAATCCAGAATTGATTCTGGTTTCAGCTGGATTTGATGCTGCAATTGGAGATCCTGAA GGTGAAATGCATGCTACACCTGAATGTTTTGCTCATCTGACTCAACTACTGATGCCACTAGCTAACGGGAAGCTCTGTGTTGTTTTAGAG GGAGGATACAATTTGCGTTCCCTTTCAGAATCTGTCTGCATGACTGTCCGGGCATTACTGGGAGACCCTGTGCCTCCATTGATTGGGGAAATGGTGCCATGCATAAG TGCCATAGAATCTATTCAGAATGTGAGAGCTGTACATCAAACGTACTGGAACTTTTTAAAGAATCAAG ACAGTATCTTTTTTAAAGATCCAAGCACCAAGAAACTGAACCTTGGTATTGAAGAAGGTGACTCTCAgtcaagtacagctacaactgcAGAAGAGAAGAAAGTGACGATGGTCTCTAACATGAACCAAGATTTTGATGAGTTCATGGATTCCCACATGAGGAAGGTTCTAGTGTTAGCTCCCCATGTAAGAACTGCATTGGGCGGATGTGGAGAAAAGCTAACAAAATTGGACCAATGCCTTCAAGTAGAAGAGAGGAAAATCACCATGGAAGAAGCTGGCATTCTCATCAG CAGCGGAGATTGTGCACACCTGAAGGATGAATATCTTTTACTGTCCCTGGGAAAAATGTTTCCAGTGATTAATAAAATCATGAAAAAGGAG GTTAAAAATGGTGTTGTGGTGTCTTCCACATTGTCATCTGCTGCCTTTGCAGCACATTATGGTACAACAGTTGGAGCAAGCAG AGTTTTACTTCTGCTGCTTGGGGAAGCTGATATTCCAACTGATGTTAAAGAGGATGA AAAAATCCTAGTGGTACAGATATACGGGAAGCAGGATGAGAGGAAGCAAAGCAAGTACTACATTCCATTTTGCTTGAAAGAG GATAATGAATGGGATGGGGATCTTCTTTACTCGCTCTTTGAGGTTATTCTGCCTTTGGCATGCAGATATAATCCTGAACTGGTGATTTTGGCAGTGGGATCTAACATTGGAATTCAAGAAGTTACATTAGCTCACTTGACACATTTGCTCCAGGTGCTTGCTGAGGGTCGGATCCTTGTAATAAGCCAG GATTCTGACCTTGTGGAGACTTTGATGAGTTCTTTGCTTGGTGATCCTTTATCTACAATGAGTTCTTTTGTTCTGCAACAAGAAAACGCACTGGTATTGATGAAACTTAGACGAGAACTGAAACAGCACTGGAAATTGCTTTAG
- the hdac10 gene encoding polyamine deacetylase HDAC10 isoform X1, which produces MASRTGLIYDEQMMNYNLLWDYPACSIEKPERLSASYEKLQYYGLVERCIPLSVREAIEEEIMLVHSLDYIEAVKSSASMTVEELKIFSYNYDDVYFHPNSYQCAKVALGATLQLVDAVMLGNVRNGMALVRPPGHHSQKSEACGFCIFNNVAIAANYAKKIYGTKRILIVDWDVHHGQGTQYTFEEDPSVLYLSWHRYEDQQFWPYLKDSDYNAVGKGKGIGFNVNIPWNKTGMENADYLAAFFYILLPLAYEFNPELILVSAGFDAAIGDPEGEMHATPECFAHLTQLLMPLANGKLCVVLEGGYNLRSLSESVCMTVRALLGDPVPPLIGEMVPCISAIESIQNVRAVHQTYWNFLKNQDSIFFKDPSTKKLNLGIEEGDSQSSTATTAEEKKVTMVSNMNQDFDEFMDSHMRKVLVLAPHVRTALGGCGEKLTKLDQCLQVEERKITMEEAGILISSGDCAHLKDEYLLLSLGKMFPVINKIMKKEVKNGVVVSSTLSSAAFAAHYGTTVGASRVLLLLLGEADIPTDVKEDEKILVVQIYGKQDERKQSKYYIPFCLKEDNEWDGDLLYSLFEVILPLACRYNPELVILAVGSNIGIQEVTLAHLTHLLQVLAEGRILVISQDSDLVETLMSSLLGDPLSTMSSFVLQQENALVLMKLRRELKQHWKLL; this is translated from the exons TTTGGATTATATAGAAGCTGTGAAATCTAGCGCTTCTATGACTGTTGAAGAGCTGAAGATTTTTTCATACAATTATGATGATGTTTATTTTCACCCT AATTCTTATCAATGTGCCAAAGTGGCTCTGGGAGCAACTCTACAACTGGTTGATGCAGTGATGTTGGGTAACGTAAGAAATGGGATGGCATTGGTCAG ACCTCCAGGTCACCACAGCCAGAAGAGTGAAGCTTGCGGATTTTGTATCTTCAATAACGTAGCTATAGCAGCAAATTATGCAAAAAAAATATATGGAACGAAGag GATTCTGATAGTTGATTGGGATGTGCATCATGGCCAAGGAACTCAATACACATTTGAGGAGGATCCCAG TGTTCTATACTTGTCATGGCATCGTTATGAAGACCAGCAGTTTTGGCCCTATTTAAAGGACTCTGACTACAATGCTGTTGGAAAAGGCAAAGGGATAGGATTCAACGTAAATATTCCATGGAACAag ACTGGAATGGAAAATGCTGACTATCTAGCAGCTTTCTTCTACATTTTACTTCCTTTGGCTTATGAG TTTAATCCAGAATTGATTCTGGTTTCAGCTGGATTTGATGCTGCAATTGGAGATCCTGAA GGTGAAATGCATGCTACACCTGAATGTTTTGCTCATCTGACTCAACTACTGATGCCACTAGCTAACGGGAAGCTCTGTGTTGTTTTAGAG GGAGGATACAATTTGCGTTCCCTTTCAGAATCTGTCTGCATGACTGTCCGGGCATTACTGGGAGACCCTGTGCCTCCATTGATTGGGGAAATGGTGCCATGCATAAG TGCCATAGAATCTATTCAGAATGTGAGAGCTGTACATCAAACGTACTGGAACTTTTTAAAGAATCAAG ACAGTATCTTTTTTAAAGATCCAAGCACCAAGAAACTGAACCTTGGTATTGAAGAAGGTGACTCTCAgtcaagtacagctacaactgcAGAAGAGAAGAAAGTGACGATGGTCTCTAACATGAACCAAGATTTTGATGAGTTCATGGATTCCCACATGAGGAAGGTTCTAGTGTTAGCTCCCCATGTAAGAACTGCATTGGGCGGATGTGGAGAAAAGCTAACAAAATTGGACCAATGCCTTCAAGTAGAAGAGAGGAAAATCACCATGGAAGAAGCTGGCATTCTCATCAG CAGCGGAGATTGTGCACACCTGAAGGATGAATATCTTTTACTGTCCCTGGGAAAAATGTTTCCAGTGATTAATAAAATCATGAAAAAGGAG GTTAAAAATGGTGTTGTGGTGTCTTCCACATTGTCATCTGCTGCCTTTGCAGCACATTATGGTACAACAGTTGGAGCAAGCAG AGTTTTACTTCTGCTGCTTGGGGAAGCTGATATTCCAACTGATGTTAAAGAGGATGA AAAAATCCTAGTGGTACAGATATACGGGAAGCAGGATGAGAGGAAGCAAAGCAAGTACTACATTCCATTTTGCTTGAAAGAG GATAATGAATGGGATGGGGATCTTCTTTACTCGCTCTTTGAGGTTATTCTGCCTTTGGCATGCAGATATAATCCTGAACTGGTGATTTTGGCAGTGGGATCTAACATTGGAATTCAAGAAGTTACATTAGCTCACTTGACACATTTGCTCCAGGTGCTTGCTGAGGGTCGGATCCTTGTAATAAGCCAG GATTCTGACCTTGTGGAGACTTTGATGAGTTCTTTGCTTGGTGATCCTTTATCTACAATGAGTTCTTTTGTTCTGCAACAAGAAAACGCACTGGTATTGATGAAACTTAGACGAGAACTGAAACAGCACTGGAAATTGCTTTAG